GTCTTTCAAGCTCTTCACTACCATGCGCTTCTCCTTGAGGGAGGCGCACCCGGGAATGTGAAGCTCCCAGACCACCAGCCCCACGACCATCGCGCGGCCGCCGTGCCCGTCAGGCGTTGCGCGCGGCCTCGGCCGCCGCCGCCGAAGCGGCGGCCGCGCCAGCCAGCGTGCGGGCCACCTCTTCCACGCGGTAGCACTCCAGGACGTCGCCGATCTTGACGTCGTTGAAGTTGCGGATGTTCAACCCGCACTCGAAGCCCTCGCGCACCTCGCGCGCATCGTCCTTGAAGCGCTTAAGGCTTTCCAGCTCGCCCTCGTAGATCTGCACCGCGTCGCGCACGATGCGGATCTTGCCGCGGCGGTCCAGCACGCCGCTGGTGACCATGCAGCCGGCCACCGTGCCCACGCGCGGCACCTTGAACAGCTGGCGGACCTCCGCCGTGCCCAGCATGACCTCGCGCTCCTCGGGCGTAAGCAGCCCCTCCATCGCCGCGCGAACCTCTTCCACCGCCTCGTAGATGATGTTGTAGAGGCGGATGTCGATTTCCTCGCGCTCGGCCACGGCCCGCGCCTCGCCCGTGGGGCGCACGTGGAAGCCGATGACGATGGCGCCCGAGGTGGTGGCCAGCAGCACGTCGGACTCGTTGATGGCGCCCACGCCGCGGTGGATCACCTGCACCCTCACCTCGTTGGTCGACAGCTGCTCCAGCGCGTCGCCCAGGGCCTGGACGGAGCCGTCCACGTCGCCCTTGATCACCAGGTTCAGGTGCGCCTGCTCGCCCTTCGCCAGCATGCGCGACAGGTCCATCAGCTTCACGCCGCGGCTCTTGATGCGCATGCGCTTCTCACGCTCCAGCCGCTGGCGCGTCTGGGCGATCTCGGCCGCGCGGTCGGCTTCCATCGAAATCAGCTGGTCGCCCGCCCCCGGCACGCCGGGAAGGCCCAGGATCTGGACGGGCGTGGCCGGCCCGGCCGTGGCGACCGGCTTGTTGCGCTCGTCGAGCATGGCGCGGATGCGGCCGCTGTACATGCCGCACACCACGTGGTCGCCCACGCGAAGG
The nucleotide sequence above comes from Longimicrobium sp.. Encoded proteins:
- the infB gene encoding translation initiation factor IF-2, which produces VDPSEADVLHEIEGWEDTEADRDEDLKQRPPVVTVMGHVDHGKTKLLDEFGFKAVREEEYGADMEEAVEADADEDLLPRPPVVTVMGHVDHGKTSLLDYIRKTNVIAGEAGGITQHIGAYHVELQDGRSIAFLDTPGHAAFTAMRARGAEVTDVVILVVAADDSVMPQTIEAISHARNAGVPLIVAVNKVDLPDANPNRVKQDLLQHGVVLEDFGGDVMSAEVSAKKGQGIEALLEKVLLLADLQELTANPNRDAVGTVIEAQLDVGKGPVATVLVTNGTLRVGDHVVCGMYSGRIRAMLDERNKPVATAGPATPVQILGLPGVPGAGDQLISMEADRAAEIAQTRQRLEREKRMRIKSRGVKLMDLSRMLAKGEQAHLNLVIKGDVDGSVQALGDALEQLSTNEVRVQVIHRGVGAINESDVLLATTSGAIVIGFHVRPTGEARAVAEREEIDIRLYNIIYEAVEEVRAAMEGLLTPEEREVMLGTAEVRQLFKVPRVGTVAGCMVTSGVLDRRGKIRIVRDAVQIYEGELESLKRFKDDAREVREGFECGLNIRNFNDVKIGDVLECYRVEEVARTLAGAAAASAAAAEAARNA